From a region of the Corallococcus coralloides DSM 2259 genome:
- a CDS encoding metallophosphoesterase produces MDRTKFLSLTALAALFVGGFASCDALALPRDPYLQKVGPDTATVAFRLSSNCSSAQVRYGVGNTSQTAKSTATAKIHAVVLTGLSPATSYTYSVDGCGETTQAKTFTTAPVPGTRRVHFAAVGDFGTGGSDQKKVAASMLTNKPELFVALGDNAYASGTETEFQTNLFTPMAALLSQVPMFATPGNHEYVTKEAQPYLDNLYLPTNNAEGSERYYSFDWGHVHFVSIDSNCAVGLASASKCTLAAQKAFVEKDLAATTQPWKVVFFHHPSWSSGEHGSQLTMRRQFGPLFEKYGVDLVLTGHDHDYERSKPMLGDAEAGKNETGIPYLVVGGGGATLREFATSRPSWSVIRDDAAHGFLDVEVVEGNLTAKLVKTDGGTLDSFTLSKTLPAQPEQPQGTLNVAVNSASGAAPHTASFTATASQSGATVTWDFGDGGTAEGPQVQHVFAQAGTYTVTATASVQGSAPLTATSVVTVTANGTTDPGTGENPGTGSGEDPGTTPSDPDPRPEVPGTPTTPGITPGDDSNGGGGCAAGPSAALIPAAAALVAGLVRRRRRDR; encoded by the coding sequence ATGGACCGGACGAAGTTTCTTTCGCTCACTGCCCTGGCTGCCCTTTTTGTCGGGGGCTTTGCCTCGTGTGACGCGCTCGCCCTGCCGCGTGATCCCTACCTTCAGAAGGTGGGCCCCGACACCGCCACCGTGGCGTTCCGCCTGTCTTCGAACTGCTCCAGCGCCCAGGTGCGCTATGGCGTGGGCAACACCAGCCAGACGGCCAAATCCACTGCCACCGCGAAGATCCACGCCGTGGTCCTCACCGGCCTGTCTCCTGCCACCTCCTATACGTACTCCGTGGACGGGTGCGGTGAGACGACCCAGGCGAAGACCTTCACCACCGCCCCCGTACCCGGCACGCGGCGCGTGCACTTCGCCGCGGTGGGCGACTTCGGTACCGGTGGCAGCGATCAGAAGAAGGTCGCCGCTTCCATGCTCACCAACAAGCCGGAGCTCTTCGTCGCCCTGGGTGACAACGCCTACGCGTCCGGCACCGAGACCGAGTTCCAGACCAACCTCTTCACCCCCATGGCCGCCCTGCTCTCGCAGGTGCCCATGTTCGCCACGCCCGGCAATCACGAGTACGTGACCAAGGAGGCCCAGCCCTACCTGGACAACCTCTACCTGCCCACCAACAACGCGGAGGGCTCGGAGCGCTACTACTCGTTCGACTGGGGGCACGTGCACTTCGTGTCCATCGACTCGAACTGCGCCGTGGGACTGGCGTCCGCGAGCAAGTGCACGCTCGCCGCGCAGAAGGCGTTCGTGGAGAAGGACCTGGCCGCCACCACGCAGCCGTGGAAGGTCGTCTTCTTCCACCATCCTTCGTGGTCCAGCGGCGAGCACGGCTCGCAGCTCACCATGCGCCGCCAGTTCGGCCCGCTGTTCGAGAAGTACGGCGTGGACCTGGTCCTCACCGGTCATGACCACGACTACGAGCGCAGCAAGCCCATGCTCGGTGACGCCGAGGCCGGCAAGAACGAGACGGGCATCCCCTACCTCGTTGTCGGCGGCGGCGGCGCCACCCTGCGCGAGTTCGCCACGTCGCGCCCGTCCTGGAGCGTCATCCGCGACGACGCGGCCCACGGCTTCCTCGATGTCGAGGTCGTGGAGGGCAACCTCACCGCGAAGCTCGTGAAGACGGACGGCGGCACGCTGGACTCGTTCACCCTCTCCAAGACGCTGCCCGCGCAGCCCGAGCAGCCCCAGGGCACGCTGAACGTCGCCGTGAACAGCGCGAGCGGCGCCGCGCCCCACACGGCCTCGTTCACCGCGACGGCCTCCCAGTCCGGCGCCACCGTCACCTGGGACTTCGGTGACGGCGGCACCGCCGAAGGCCCCCAGGTCCAGCACGTCTTCGCCCAGGCCGGCACCTACACCGTGACGGCCACGGCCTCTGTCCAGGGCTCCGCCCCGCTGACGGCCACCTCCGTGGTCACCGTGACGGCCAACGGCACCACCGACCCCGGCACGGGCGAGAACCCCGGCACCGGCTCGGGTGAGGACCCCGGGACCACCCCGTCCGACCCCGACCCCCGCCCCGAGGTTCCGGGGACGCCCACGACGCCGGGCATCACGCCGGGGGATGACTCGAATGGGGGCGGTGGCTGCGCCGCCGGCCCGTCCGCCGCCCTGATTCCGGCCGCAGCGGCTCTCGTGGCCGGGCTCGTGCGTCGCCGGCGCCGCGACCGCTGA
- a CDS encoding toxin-antitoxin system YwqK family antitoxin — protein sequence MRLKTYDDLTWEAEQVFLHDVPFTGSIYVESSSGVPIEETFYVDGLRQGPERTWHESGLLAEEVFYWRNRWHGTSRAWLADGTMIEDCVYLHGVCVVERRWSHSGQLKKDWRSSPDDPAFDLIARIREADGDGPPIDW from the coding sequence ATGCGACTCAAGACCTACGATGATCTCACGTGGGAGGCCGAGCAGGTCTTCCTCCACGATGTGCCCTTCACAGGGTCCATCTACGTAGAGTCCAGCTCGGGCGTCCCCATCGAGGAAACCTTCTACGTTGATGGCTTGCGGCAAGGCCCCGAACGCACCTGGCACGAGTCCGGGCTGCTCGCGGAGGAGGTCTTCTACTGGCGCAACCGGTGGCACGGGACCTCCCGTGCCTGGCTTGCTGACGGCACGATGATTGAGGACTGTGTCTACCTCCACGGCGTCTGTGTGGTGGAGCGGCGCTGGAGTCACTCGGGACAGCTGAAGAAGGACTGGCGCTCCTCACCGGATGACCCGGCCTTCGATTTGATCGCCAGGATACGGGAGGCGGATGGCGACGGGCCTCCTATCGATTGGTGA